Below is a genomic region from Marinobacter salarius.
AAGTTGCCCTCCCGTGCGCAACTCAGAACGAACTGACCGGCTCAGACGCAATGGCGTTGATTCGCAATGGCACCATGGCTGTCGCCGAAGGTGCCAATATGCCGTGCACCCCGGACGCGGTGAAGTTGTTCCGCGAGGCTGGCACCTTGTTTGGTCCGGCAAAAGCCGCCAATGCAGGTGGTGTCGCAACCAGCGCTCTGGAGATGCAGCAGAACGCCTCCCGGGATTCCTGGAGCTTCGATTACAGCGAACAGCGCTTGAAAGACATTATGATTGAAATCCACCGAGCCTGTTTCGAGACGGCCGAGGAGTATGGCAGGCCCGGAGATTATGTGTTTGGTGCCAACACCACAGGGTTCTGTCGGGTGGCTGATGCGATGTTGGCATTCGGTGTTATTTGAGTCGAAGCTATCTCGAATCGTTAGCGCGCAAAAATTCGTCAAATGTCGCCATTGTTGGGTTCGCTTCCAACTTTTCATTGTTAATGGATAAAATGACAATGCCACTTTCCTCGCCGCCGACGCTCAGTTGTATGTAGTCGCCAGACCTGCTACCAAATAGTGCGAGTCCAAGAGATGAGTCTATCGGTAGGTCTTTCGGATGGACGTCTCTTGGCCCAATAGCTTCAACCAACCGGAATTCATGAGGCTGGGAATCTGCGCAATCTATAATCGTGACCCAGCTTCCAATCATTGCCATTTCATTCTCCCCAAGAATAATTGCTCTTATCAGGCGACGACACTTTCTTCTCATGATTCCCAAAGTATCTAAGGAAGGTCTGAATAACTGCTGATATTTGCCGATCTTGGGTTTAACCGGCAAAAAATCGAAGATTCAGACACTATTTTCCCGTTAGTTGTGTGTTTCTTGCCCGATTCCCGCCATTTTGGCGAAAAACAGGCGCACTGGCCCTACGCCAGCATGTATTTTTCACCAATCAGCAGGTTGCTGAACGCGGCCAGCAAATGCAGCCGGTTGTTGTTCTTGGCTAGACCGCGATAGCGGACCTTGCTATAACCGAAGACCTGTTTAATGTACCGGAAGGGATGCTCCACTTTGGCACGAACACTGGCTTTGTAAGCGCCAATAAATCCGCACCTGTAGCTGACGCCCGAGTTTCGCCACACTGATTCCTGCTTTCACATTAAAGAGGAATCCGATGACTACCCCTGATTTACACCAGTTCTGGCAAGAGACGCTGTCGGACTGGCAGGCCTCGGGCCTGTCCGGTGCAGCCTACTGCAAACAAGAGTCGCTTGTTTATCATCGGTTTGTCTACTGGCGGCAGAAGCTGACCGGCCGTGTCGAATCCAGCGAACCGGTTCAAGCTCGATCCGGATTCGCTCGTGTGGCTCCGATTCCGGATACAGGAGTCGGTTTGACCGTGTCACTGCCCGGCGGCGTATCGATCACCGGTCTGCATGCCGGTAATATCGATTTGCTGGGTGCCGTCTTGAGACAGCTGTGATGCGTCACCGCTATCTGCGCCCTTCCTGGGATCTGCCGGAGATCTATCTGTACCGAAAGCCCATCGACTTCCGCAAGCAGGCCAACGGCCTGGCCCTGCTGGTGGAACAGGAACTGGGGCACAGCCCATTCTCCGGTGCACTTTACGCCTTCACCAACCGGCAGCGGAACAAGATCAAATGCCTGATGTGGGAAGACAACGGCTTTGTGCTCTATTACAAAGCCCTGGCCGAGGAGAAATTCAAGTGGCCAGGGCCTGCGGATGAACTGATGCCGCTGACCGGTGAACAGATCAACTGGTTGTTGGACGGCTACGACATCAGTCTGTTGCGGGGCCATAAAACCCTGCACTATGAGAGTGTCGGATAGCCCTTTTTGCATTACGTTTTAGGTGTGCCAGGGCATTGTTTTTGCTATAATTCCGCCATGAAATCAACGCCTGATAACGCCCTCAAAACCCCGGATCTCAACGGTTTATCGACCGCTGAGATGGTGGCGGTTATCAGCGGCCTTCAGCAGCAACTCGCCTCCAAAGAAGACGCCATCCAGCGACGAGACGCTCGCATCGAGATCCTCGAAGAACTGCTGCGCCATAAGAAGATCCAGCAGTTCGCCGCCAGCAGTGAAAAGCTGCCCAATCAGATCCTGCTGTTCGATGAGGTCGAGCTGGAAGTCGAGATTGATGAACTGCGCGATGAGCTGCCGGACGATGTCGAAGAGGAAGAGACGCCCCGCCGTTCCCGCAAGCGCCGCCAACGTGGCTTCTCCGATACGCTGCTGCGTGAGCGTATTGAATTAACCCTCAGCGACGAAGAGAAAGCCGGTGCCAGCAAGACCTTCTTCACCAAGGTGAAGGAAGAGCTGGAGTACATTCCCGCTCAACTGAAAGTGCTGGAGTACTGGCAGGAAAAGGCGGTGTTCGAGCAGGACGGCGAAGAGCGCATTGTTGCGGCTGCCCGTCCGGCGCGCCCGCTGGGCAAGTGCATCGCCACCCCGTCACTGCTGGCTTACCTCATTACCTCCAAGTATGCCGACGGTCTGCCGTTGTACCGTCAGGAACAAATGTTCCAGCGCCTGGGGCATGAAGTGAGTCGCACCAGCATGGCTCACTGGATCATCCGGCTGAATGACGTCTTCCAGCCGCTGATCAACCTGATGCGGGAAACCCAGAATAGCGGTGATTACCTGCAAGCCGATGAAACCCGGATCCAGGTGCTCAAGGAAGACGGTAAGACCGCCCAATCCGACAAATGGATGTGGGTCACCCGGGGTGGTCCACCGGGAAAACCTTCGGTTCTGTTCGAGTATGATCCATCACGAGGTGGCAAGGTACCGGTGCGTCTGCTGGATGACTTCCAGGGCATTCTGCAAGCCGATGGCTATTCCGGCTATGGGCAGGTCTGTGCCACGAACAAGCTGACGCGGATCGGATGTTGGGATCACGCGAGACGTAAGTACGTGGAGGCGTCCCGGGCGGCACCGGCCAAAGGCAAAAAAGGCCAACCCTCAAAGGCGGATGTAGCCCTGAGCCACATCCGCAAACTGTACGCCATTGAAAAGGCCGCCCGGGATCTGAGCGACGCGGAGCGATATCGGGTTCGCCAGGAAAAGAGTCTGCCGTTGTTGAACGCCTTTAAAGCCTGGCTGGAGAAAAATGCCCCCAAGGTGATGAAAGGCCTGCTTACCCGTCAGGCCATGGATTACACCCTGAACCAATGGGACTACCTGGTCGGCTACTGTGAGCGCGGTGACCTGAAGATCAGCAATGCCGGAGCCGAGAACGCCATCCGCCCGTTTGCCCTCGGCAGAAAAGCCTGGCTCTTCGCCGATACCTCACAAGGGGCGAAAGCCAGCGCCACCTGCTATTCGCTCATCGAAACCGCCAAGGCCAATGGCCTGGAGCCTTCAGCTTATATCCACCATGTGTTGGAACGCATTGCTGAGTCCGACACGCTGGAGAAGCTCGAAGCGTTGCTGCCCTGGAATGCCGAGTTGCCGGCTTCGAAAAAAGTGGCTCAATACGATTAGGGCAAGCGGGTCGATTTAACGGCGCTTACCTGGCTTTGATTTTCTCGGCTTTCAGCTTGTCAGCATCCAGCTTCTTCCGGGTGCCAGGCCGTTTGGCAATGAACCAGGAGACGTTTTCACGGTGCTTATGCTCATCCCGCTTCTGAATGCCAAGGTACCCGGCATCGCCGAAGACCCGTTGCTCTTCACCGTGCAGCAGCTTGTCGGTGGGCACGATGTCGTGCACGTTGGCAGCGGTGGTATCGATGCTATGAATCAGGCCAAGCGTATCGTCGACACCAATGTGCATCTTCATGCCGAAGTGCCATTCGTTGCCCTTTCTGGTCTGGTGCATTTCAGGATCGCGCTTGCCAGTGCTGTTCTTGGTGGAGCTTGGAGCAGAAATAATGGTGGCATCTACGATGCTGCCTTCACGCAGCATCAGGCCGTTCTTCTCCAAGTGTTTATTCACCTCTTTAAACAGCGCCTTGCCAAGACCGTGCTGCTCCAGGAAATGCCGGAAGTTGAGAATGGTGGTCTCGTCCGGCAAGCGGTCCAGCTTCAGGCCAGCGAAGTGGCGCATGGATTCGATCTCGTAAAGAGCGTCTTCCATCGCCGGGTCGCTCAGGTTATAGAACAACTGCATGCAGTGAACTCGAAGCATGGCAGGCAGCGGATACGGAGGCCGACCGTTCTGACCCTTGGGGTAATAACGGGCTACCTTCTTCTCCAACTGCTTCCACGGAATCAGCTTGTCCATCCGTTCCAGAAAGATCTCGCGACGCGTCTTGCGCTTCTTGGTCTGGTACTCAGCTTCGGAGAAAGTGATCTGATCCATGGTGGCAACGAATCCTATGCGGTTGGCGATGGCCATATTATCGCTGATTTTGAGACTTATTCAGAGTCTCCCTAAAGACACAAGAAAACCAACATCAATGTTCATAAAACCTCTGATCAGAAACATGATAAATACATATAAGGTGTGAGAGTTCGATAAGTAAAATGCAGGTGATATGACCGTGAGAAAAACCGTTATTGAAGGGGAAAGGTTGACCCTTTCCCCTATTGCTAATCAGGCGTTTTTTTGTTTTTTATCTTTTCTTTTCTCTTTCAATGTTTTTTTTGCCTGTTTCTTCGGTTTTTCCTTACTCATTTCTGTGCTCTCAGTTATAAATAGCGCTGCCGATATGCGCTTTATAAAAACTGGTCGGCATTTTATTCATGCAATCTGATCACCTTTAGTATGTTTCGGGTTTTCCAATAGGCTACCTTCTTTATTTATTTAATCAAGTGAAGGTGGCGTGCCCTCTGAAAGTTCTCGGAGCTCCGATTGTAGCTATAAAGCTGCTAAGAAAATATCAGCCCGTTTCTTCGGTAGCCGTCCTAATATATAGGCGTCCGTCTTTGCCCTCAAAAATAACGCCAGCGCCGATCAGGCGGCAGAGTCCATGCATCGTTATGTCTTCGTTAAAATCCAAGAGTTCTGAAAGCTCATGTGGGTGAGGCAGCGGTTCGTTGATGTTCCAGTAATTAGAGTCAATAAAAAAACGTAACGCGTCAGTAGCCTGCTGTTTTTTTATTAATCCAAAACAATATTTTCGAAACAAAAAAATTATTACGTTCATGAAGATCAAAGCCTCCAAATAATTATTTGGTGAGCATTTTTCGAAAATGAGCAGAAAATGGGAGGCTCAGTCGCGGAGCCTCCCTAATCTATTTTTATTGTTGTTGTTCCGAAAAATGCCTTGTGCAACTTTGGCCTGACTCTCCGTCAGTATTAGTTACTCCCCCCTGTGCTTTCAGGCGATATGTCTAAGAGCACTTGAGAGAGTTCCGTTTATGTTATTTTTGCAGAAACTGTAGTGGTTGCGAGCACAGAGTGAACGGTGCTCGCATTATTAATGGAAGGTGGTCAAGAGATACTTTCGTGAAAACATGGCTGCTCTCAATGTGTTCTGAATCCCAACCATAGCAACAATTAAAATAAAGGCAAGAGTGGAACTCACAATAACTTGCAAGACGACGAATTAGCCCGGCCGCCGATGACAAGCAATTCAGAAATTTTGGGTACTGGCAGAGCACCACTTAGGTACAGACAACGAAAAAGGACCTGCGTTTTCACGCAAGTCCTTCATGCAGCAAGAATCTCTCTGAACTCAGCATTAACGAGTCCGAATTTACGCCTCGCTTCTTCGGGGTCTTTGGTCTTAAGGGAGCGTTTAAGCTCTCGTTTGCCAACGAAAGGCCTGAGCTCTTTGGGGACGCCAATGCGACAGACATAGGTGGCGTATTTGTCTCTGGTTGGGGTAGCCATACGGAGTGCCACTGTACTCGCCTCTTGTGCCAGTCTGAAGGCGAAACCAATGAGAGGATGGAGCGTGGAAGGTGTTGATTTTCCTGGGGGCCAGACACGACAAAGCCCACGCAAAGGTGGGCTCCATCTGAATTCTTAATGGTGCCCGGAGGCGGAATCGAACCACCGACACGGGGATTTTCAATCCCCTGCTCTACCGACTGAGCTATCCGGGCGTGTTGCGGTGCTGCTGCAACGGGGCGCTATTAAACCGGTTTAGGTTGCCTGAGTCAAGGCCGTTCCGGGAAAATTTTCATAGGCGCTTCCACAGGTTGGCGGCTTACTTCTCCGGTGGCACATACCCCTCGGCCTTGTCGAACGGCTCGTTGTTGAAGAAGCGTTCCATCTGCGCCTGCAGGTACTTGCGGGTGTTGGGGTCCATCAGGCTCAGGTGTTTTTCGTTGATGAGCATGGTTTGCTGGGCCTGCCACTCTTCCCAGGCTTTCTTGCTGACGTTTTCGTAGATGTCTTCGCCTTTCTTGCCAGGCATAGGGGGAAAGTCCAGCCCTTCAAGTTCTTCCTGGTATCTGCGACAGAATACGATGCGGCTCATGTCTGCTCCTGTTTGGAGGTGGTGTTGCTGAATCTGCTGGGATGATAACAGATCAAAGCAAGAGGGTTTGTTCCGGCGCGGTCAGTAGTGTGCGAATGGGGGCCGGCAGGCCGAGGGTAAGGGCCTGGTCTCGGTGGACCCACTGGTGGTCGTCCCGATCGTTGATGTGCGCGGGGCTTTGTACGGTGAGCCGTGCCGGCTGGATGTGAAGGTGGTAATGGCTGAAGGTGTGGCGAAAGCCGCTGGTAAGTTCCGGTTCGCCACAGTGGAAGCCGAAGGCCTGTTCGCAGGCGTCTGGCAGTTCTTCCGGGCCGTAGGCCGGGTCCAGTTCCGGAAGGCTCCAGAGGCCGCCCCAGATGCCGCTGGGAGGCCTGCGTTCCAACAGGATGCGACCTTGATGATCTTCCAGTATCACCATCCAGGTGGTTTTTTCGGGCTTGGCTTTCTTCGGCTTTGAGCCGGGGTAGAGGCTGGTTTCGCTGCGGGCATAGGCGTCGCACCCATCCTGTAGTGGGCAGCTGTCGCACGCTGGTCGGCTGCGGGTGCAGACCATGGCGCCCAGATCCATGATGGCCTGGGTGTAGTCGCGGATGCGTGCATCGGGTGTGTGTTCTTCAGTGCGCTCCCAAAGCTGGTTGAGCACGTCGGTTTTGCCTGGCCAGCCGGGGATGGCGTGGTATCGGGCCAGCACCCGTTTTACATTGCCGTCCAATATAGCTGCCCGTTGCTGGAAGGCCTGGGCAAGGATGGCCGCAGCGGTGGAGCGACCAATGCCGGGCAGGGCCTGGAGTTGTTCCAGGTTGCCGGGAAATTCGCCTCCGTGCTCGTTGGCCACCTGTTGCGCCGCTTTCTGGAGATTGCGGGCGCGGGCGTAGTACCCGAGGCCGGACCAATGGCTGAGAACGTCATCCACCGGTGCAGAAGCGAGTGCTTTCACGTCTGGAAAGCGCTGCATAAAGGCTTCGAAGTAGGGGATAACGGTGGTCACCTGGGTTTGCTGCAGCATGATTTCCGAAACCCACACGCGGTATGGGTTCCGGTCATGATGCCAGGGCAGGTCGTGCCTGCCGTTTTCGTCGTACCAGGCGAGAAGCTTTTGGGCAAAACCGTCGTTCATTGACCGAACAGGCCCTTGAGGGCGTCTTTCACCTTTTCGCCACTCTCTTCACCCAGCTTTTCTTTCAGCTTTTCGGACACTTTGTCTTCCGCTTTGGATTTGGCTTCGTCCACTTTTTCGCGCGCCTTGGCTTTGGCAGCGTTGGCGGCAATGGTTTTCAGGGTGTCGCGGAAGCGTGAGCCGTCGAAGGAGCAGAGGCCGGCAGGGTCTTCCGCGAAGTCGCCGCGGCACTCAACCGGGATCACCACGTTTTCAACGTATTCGGTCACTCGGCAAGCTTCGTCCCGGTGGATCTCGCCCACGATCCGCAGGCCAACTTCGTAATCCAGGTCGGAAGCAGCCAGGTCCACCGTGCCGTCGCCTTCCAGTCTCATGCCGGCGAGGGCAGCCACAAGGTCCGTGTTGTTCAGGGTGTTGCCGTCAATCTTGAGGGTGCCCTTCATGTCGTTGAACGGCGTGCTGGTACCCCAGTCTGATGTAGAGAGGCTTTCCTGGTTGGCCAGTGCAATGCCCTGGCACGCCATGCGCGTGAGGTTCATGCGGGTGAACTCACCCTCGGCCAGGTTGAAGTTGATGTCGCCTTTGGCGTTGCTACGCAGGGCGGAAATACGATTGCCTGTGGTATTCACATCCACGGACAGGTTGGCGCCACCGGCAAGCATGTCCACTTCGGCAAGGTCGGTCAGCAGTGGCAACGTCTGTACGTTGTTGACCTTGGAGCCGATGCTCCACTTCGGATTGTCGGTGCGGGCATCCAGGGTCACTTTGGCGCCGAAGGAGCCTTCGTACAGTTTGCCGCTGAAGTCCTGCACTTCCAGCACACCATTGCGTGCGGTGATCACCGATTTGATTTCCTTGATGGTGAGATTACTGACGATCAGTTCGCCCAGCCCGAGATTGATATCCAGCGCTAGCGAACGGAGTGTGTCCAGGGGCAGCAAGTCGCCTTCTTCCGCCGGGGCGCCACCACCTTGCGGGGCTTCCTCGGCGGCGGCATCGGTTTGTTCCTCACTGGCAGGCGGCATATAGCGGTCGGCATTGATCGCGTCGCCCTGCAAGTCCAGGCCAATACCGCTGTTGGCCAGGGCGTAACTGGCACTGCCCTGGAAGGTGGTATCGTCCAGGCTGATGGTCAGGTCGCTCAGTTCCACGGTGCCGGCGGGGCCACCGATGTTGGTGGAGAAAGCGACGGCCTTCATGACGTCAGGGTCTTCTGTTTCGATGGCGGGTTGGCCAAGGGCCGCCAGAAGCGCTTTGAGGGAAAATTCGTCAATGCTGAGACTGCCTTCGAGTTTCGGCTTGTCGCCAAAGCCGTTCACGGTCAGGTCTGTGTTGAGCGTCAGGTCGGCCAGGCTGGCGGTAAAGCCATTAAGCGTGGCGGTTTCGTTTTCCAGATTGGCTTCCAGGGAGCCAGCTATTTCGGCGCGAACGGATTCGCCGCCAAAAGGCTCGCCGTTCATGTCGAAGATGGCTTCCAGGTCGGACACGCCAAATTCGTTTAACGCTTCATTGGCGGCCAGGCGGGCACTGATGTCGCCCTCAACTTCAAACTGCGGCTGGTTGGTGGCGAAGCGGAACGAGACGTCCAATGGGAAGCTTGAACCCAGGGTGATCTCGCTGGCGTTTACGGTGAAATCTTCCAGGGTAAATGCCTGGCCCGTGCCCTTGTCTTCGTAATGAACGCGGGCGTTGCTGATTTCCACGCTCTCTACGTTGAAGTTCAAGGGCTCGCTGGCGCCGCTGCTCTCTGGCTGTTCTTCAGCGGTTTCGGCTGGCGTGGCGGGTTCTTCCTGCTGCGGCTGTTCTTCACCTTCCGGCATGATGCGGGTCCAGTTACCGGTACCGTTGGCATCAACGGACAGGTTGGCGTCCAGCCCGCTCAACAGGAACGTATCCACCCGGGGCGACATGGTTACCAGGGACCAGAAGCTGACCTGGGCCACCAGTTGGTCAAGCTTGACCAGGCGTTCGTCTTCCAGGGTGGCCTCAACGTCGTTCAGTTCCAGGCCCAGTGGGATGAAAGACCAGCCAATATCCCCGGCCAGTATCAGGTCCAGATTGGTCTTACTTTCGACCACTTTCTCAATCTGTGGCTTGTAGGTGTTTGGGTCAATAACGGCGACCGCGATAGCGACGGCGGCAACGGCAAGAATGAGCAGGCCAACGATGGCAAGAGCCACATAGCGAACAGCTTTCATGATTTTGGCGTCCTTCCGATAATTCGTGTCCGGTAACTGGGCTTGTGATTAGCCCAAGGATAACCCAGGGGTAACAAAATAAAAGCCTGAGTGTATGACAATACGTTAGTGATCAGCCAAAATAGGCACCTTATTTCTACACAACGATATAAAGCGCGTCTTACAACGATAAAAAGGAGTAAACAGTGGCTATTACTGTCTCTATTGAGCTTAACCGGGAACTGGATCTGCCCGCCGGATATGACGAAGTATTCGAGCTGCTGGCGGACGTGCCCGCATCGGCAAGCCATTTCCCCAAGGTGCATAACCTGGTGGATCTGGGTGACAACGCCTATCGCTGGGAAATGGAAAAGGTGGGCGTGGACAAGCATGCCATCCAGTCTGTATACGCGTGTAAATACTTCGCGGACAAGGACAACGGCAGGATTACCTGGGAGCCGGTGAAAGGCGAGGGTAACGGTGTGGTAAAAGGTTCATGGGCCCTCAAGAAGAAAGACGACAGCACTACTTCGGTGAAATTCCAGACCAGCGCCGAGTTGACCGTTCCGCTGCCGAGCCTGTTGAAACTGGCAATCAGCCCCGTGATCAAGCACGAGTTCAACAGTCTGGTCGATACCTACATGAGTAACCTCAAGAAAGCGTTCTGATGGTCGTCGCTATCAAGGCTATAAAGGCCATTGCGGGACGCGGGGAATCATAAAAGGTATAATGCGCGCAGACACTTTTCCGGCATGTGCCGACTGATGACTTTGGAGTCCCCATGGCCGAACGCAAGGCTCGGGTAGAAAGAAATACCCTGGAAACACAGATCACTGTCGAGATCGATCTCGACGGTACCGGCAAGTCCAGTTTCGATACCGGCGTGCCCTTCCTTGAGCATATGATGGACCAGATTGCCCGCCACGGGCTGGTGGACCTGAACATTGTCTCCAAGGGCGATTTGCACATCGACGACCACCACACCGTGGAAGACATCGGCATCACCCTGGGGCAGGCCTTCAAGCAGGCGGTGGGCGACAAAAAGGGCATTCGCCGTTACGGCCACGCCTACGTACCGCTGGACGAAGCGTTGTCCCGCGTGGTGATTGACCTGTCCGGTCGCCCCGGACTGTTGATGGATGTGCCTTATACCCGTGGTGCTGTCGGTGGCTTTGATGTGGACCTGTTTGCGGAGTTCTTCCAGGGCTTTGTAAATCACTCCATGGTGACCCTGCACATCGACAACCTGAAGGGCAAGAACACCCATCACCAGATTGAAACCGTGTTCAAGGCCTTCGGCCGCGCCCTGCGCATGGCCATTGAAATGGACGAGCGTATGGCGGGCATTACCCCGTCCACCAAGGGGTCGCTGTAAGCGGCCCTGGGCTTGACTAAAGAACCACGATCCAGGAAGTCTCTCTTCGCATGAAAACCGTTGCCATTATCGACTACGGCATGGGTAACCTTCATTCCGTCAGCAAAGCGGTTGAGCACGTTGCACCAGACACTCGCGTTCTGGTCACCGACAACGCCGACCAGATCCGCAGCGCGGATAAGGTAATTCTGCCGGGCGTAGGCGCCATCCGCGACTGCATGGCCGAAATTCGCCGCTTGGGTATTGATAATCTGGTGCGCGAAGTTTCCGCCGACCGGCCTTTGCTCGGCATCTGCGTGGGCATGCAGGCCCTGATGTCCCGCAGCGAGGAAAACGGCTGGGTGGATTGTATCGACCTGTTCCCGTCGGAGGTGCGCTTCTTCGGTGACAATCTCTCCGAGAACGGTGAACGCCTGAAAGTGCCCCATATGGGCTGGAACGAAGTCCACCAGACCACGGATCACCCGCTCTGGCACGACATCCCCGACGGCGACCGCTTCTACTTCGTGCACAGTTACTACGCCGAAGCAGAGGGCAACCCGGACATTGCAGGCCGTACCCATTACGGTGTCGACCTGGCGGCGGCGGTGGCCAGAGACAACATCTTCGCGGTGCAGTTCCACCCGGAAAAAAGCGCACGGGCAGGGCTGCAATTACTGAAAAACTTCACCAACTGGACTGGAACATGCTGATCATCCCGGCCATAGATCTCAAAGACGGCAAGTGCGTAAGACTGCGCCAGGGCCGCATGGACGACTCCACGGTATTCGGAGACGACCCCGTTGATATGGCAACCCGCTGGGTAGACGCCGGTGCCCGCCGCTTGCATCTGGTGGACCTGAATGGCGCCTTCGCCGGCGAACCCGTCAACGGCGAAATCGTCCAGGCCATTGCCCGCAAATACCCGGACTTGCCCATCCAGATTGGCGGCGGTATCCGTTCAGCGGAAACCATCGAGGCCTACCTGAAAGCCGGCGTACAATGGGTCATCATCGGCACCAAGGCCGTGAAAGAACCGGAATTCGTCACCGAGATGTGCAAGCGCTTCCCCGGCCACATCATCGTCGGCCTGGATGCCAAGGATGGTCGCGTGGCCACCGATGGCTGGGCGGAAGTGTCCGAAGTCATGGCCACTGACCTGGCCAAACGCTTTGCCAATGACGGCGTTGAGGCCATCGTCTATACCGACATC
It encodes:
- the tnpA gene encoding IS66 family insertion sequence element accessory protein TnpA, producing the protein MTTPDLHQFWQETLSDWQASGLSGAAYCKQESLVYHRFVYWRQKLTGRVESSEPVQARSGFARVAPIPDTGVGLTVSLPGGVSITGLHAGNIDLLGAVLRQL
- the tnpB gene encoding IS66 family insertion sequence element accessory protein TnpB (TnpB, as the term is used for proteins encoded by IS66 family insertion elements, is considered an accessory protein, since TnpC, encoded by a neighboring gene, is a DDE family transposase.), with product MRHRYLRPSWDLPEIYLYRKPIDFRKQANGLALLVEQELGHSPFSGALYAFTNRQRNKIKCLMWEDNGFVLYYKALAEEKFKWPGPADELMPLTGEQINWLLDGYDISLLRGHKTLHYESVG
- the tnpC gene encoding IS66 family transposase translates to MKSTPDNALKTPDLNGLSTAEMVAVISGLQQQLASKEDAIQRRDARIEILEELLRHKKIQQFAASSEKLPNQILLFDEVELEVEIDELRDELPDDVEEEETPRRSRKRRQRGFSDTLLRERIELTLSDEEKAGASKTFFTKVKEELEYIPAQLKVLEYWQEKAVFEQDGEERIVAAARPARPLGKCIATPSLLAYLITSKYADGLPLYRQEQMFQRLGHEVSRTSMAHWIIRLNDVFQPLINLMRETQNSGDYLQADETRIQVLKEDGKTAQSDKWMWVTRGGPPGKPSVLFEYDPSRGGKVPVRLLDDFQGILQADGYSGYGQVCATNKLTRIGCWDHARRKYVEASRAAPAKGKKGQPSKADVALSHIRKLYAIEKAARDLSDAERYRVRQEKSLPLLNAFKAWLEKNAPKVMKGLLTRQAMDYTLNQWDYLVGYCERGDLKISNAGAENAIRPFALGRKAWLFADTSQGAKASATCYSLIETAKANGLEPSAYIHHVLERIAESDTLEKLEALLPWNAELPASKKVAQYD
- a CDS encoding DUF6538 domain-containing protein, translating into MATPTRDKYATYVCRIGVPKELRPFVGKRELKRSLKTKDPEEARRKFGLVNAEFREILAA
- a CDS encoding oxidative damage protection protein, encoding MSRIVFCRRYQEELEGLDFPPMPGKKGEDIYENVSKKAWEEWQAQQTMLINEKHLSLMDPNTRKYLQAQMERFFNNEPFDKAEGYVPPEK
- the mutY gene encoding A/G-specific adenine glycosylase; this encodes MNDGFAQKLLAWYDENGRHDLPWHHDRNPYRVWVSEIMLQQTQVTTVIPYFEAFMQRFPDVKALASAPVDDVLSHWSGLGYYARARNLQKAAQQVANEHGGEFPGNLEQLQALPGIGRSTAAAILAQAFQQRAAILDGNVKRVLARYHAIPGWPGKTDVLNQLWERTEEHTPDARIRDYTQAIMDLGAMVCTRSRPACDSCPLQDGCDAYARSETSLYPGSKPKKAKPEKTTWMVILEDHQGRILLERRPPSGIWGGLWSLPELDPAYGPEELPDACEQAFGFHCGEPELTSGFRHTFSHYHLHIQPARLTVQSPAHINDRDDHQWVHRDQALTLGLPAPIRTLLTAPEQTLLL
- a CDS encoding AsmA family protein, whose amino-acid sequence is MKAVRYVALAIVGLLILAVAAVAIAVAVIDPNTYKPQIEKVVESKTNLDLILAGDIGWSFIPLGLELNDVEATLEDERLVKLDQLVAQVSFWSLVTMSPRVDTFLLSGLDANLSVDANGTGNWTRIMPEGEEQPQQEEPATPAETAEEQPESSGASEPLNFNVESVEISNARVHYEDKGTGQAFTLEDFTVNASEITLGSSFPLDVSFRFATNQPQFEVEGDISARLAANEALNEFGVSDLEAIFDMNGEPFGGESVRAEIAGSLEANLENETATLNGFTASLADLTLNTDLTVNGFGDKPKLEGSLSIDEFSLKALLAALGQPAIETEDPDVMKAVAFSTNIGGPAGTVELSDLTISLDDTTFQGSASYALANSGIGLDLQGDAINADRYMPPASEEQTDAAAEEAPQGGGAPAEEGDLLPLDTLRSLALDINLGLGELIVSNLTIKEIKSVITARNGVLEVQDFSGKLYEGSFGAKVTLDARTDNPKWSIGSKVNNVQTLPLLTDLAEVDMLAGGANLSVDVNTTGNRISALRSNAKGDINFNLAEGEFTRMNLTRMACQGIALANQESLSTSDWGTSTPFNDMKGTLKIDGNTLNNTDLVAALAGMRLEGDGTVDLAASDLDYEVGLRIVGEIHRDEACRVTEYVENVVIPVECRGDFAEDPAGLCSFDGSRFRDTLKTIAANAAKAKAREKVDEAKSKAEDKVSEKLKEKLGEESGEKVKDALKGLFGQ
- a CDS encoding SRPBCC family protein, producing MAITVSIELNRELDLPAGYDEVFELLADVPASASHFPKVHNLVDLGDNAYRWEMEKVGVDKHAIQSVYACKYFADKDNGRITWEPVKGEGNGVVKGSWALKKKDDSTTSVKFQTSAELTVPLPSLLKLAISPVIKHEFNSLVDTYMSNLKKAF
- the hisB gene encoding imidazoleglycerol-phosphate dehydratase HisB — encoded protein: MAERKARVERNTLETQITVEIDLDGTGKSSFDTGVPFLEHMMDQIARHGLVDLNIVSKGDLHIDDHHTVEDIGITLGQAFKQAVGDKKGIRRYGHAYVPLDEALSRVVIDLSGRPGLLMDVPYTRGAVGGFDVDLFAEFFQGFVNHSMVTLHIDNLKGKNTHHQIETVFKAFGRALRMAIEMDERMAGITPSTKGSL
- the hisH gene encoding imidazole glycerol phosphate synthase subunit HisH, which encodes MKTVAIIDYGMGNLHSVSKAVEHVAPDTRVLVTDNADQIRSADKVILPGVGAIRDCMAEIRRLGIDNLVREVSADRPLLGICVGMQALMSRSEENGWVDCIDLFPSEVRFFGDNLSENGERLKVPHMGWNEVHQTTDHPLWHDIPDGDRFYFVHSYYAEAEGNPDIAGRTHYGVDLAAAVARDNIFAVQFHPEKSARAGLQLLKNFTNWTGTC
- the hisA gene encoding 1-(5-phosphoribosyl)-5-[(5-phosphoribosylamino)methylideneamino]imidazole-4-carboxamide isomerase — protein: MLIIPAIDLKDGKCVRLRQGRMDDSTVFGDDPVDMATRWVDAGARRLHLVDLNGAFAGEPVNGEIVQAIARKYPDLPIQIGGGIRSAETIEAYLKAGVQWVIIGTKAVKEPEFVTEMCKRFPGHIIVGLDAKDGRVATDGWAEVSEVMATDLAKRFANDGVEAIVYTDISRDGMMQGVNVEATAALAEEGGIPVIASGGVTNMDDLKRLATVADKGILGAITGRAIYEGTLDVAEAQAFCDSLKG